The Hippopotamus amphibius kiboko isolate mHipAmp2 chromosome 3, mHipAmp2.hap2, whole genome shotgun sequence genomic interval GAAACTTGTAGTATAGACATATACTGTGTCCTCACTATTTTtgggtttgcaaatgtttttcaaaCTTGGATTTCCTATGACACTTGAAAAACATCCTTTAGTAACTGAATATAAGAAAGATTTGTGGATTATTTACAATGACCTGAATTTCATAGATAGCTTAATTTAAGATTGTTAACAGTCTTATCACCCTCTACTTTTTTCCCATCAAAGGTCAaggccttcttttcttttctttctgtaaaataaatcAGTTTGTTGAGGGCTGATATGATAATGAACTATAATGCATGCTAAACACATAGAGGACAAGGATCACATGCAATTTCTCCAAGGCTCAAATAAACCGGGCTGTAAAGGTTGTTGATGGAAACTGTGGgggaatatttaaatattaagtttattaagtttattcattttgttttgattgAAACAATCAGAATGGACTATAGAGCAGTCATTTCAGTGGGAGACTAAAGCAGGTGACTGTCTGAGATGGTATTGTGTTTACTCTAGACTTTGCTGGTAGATTACTCTAGGGGATCTTATTAGttctgattaaaaagaaaacggCATGGAAACAAATTTTCCATATCTAACAGTCATAGAGTAGGTTCATGATGTTCTGCCTAAATGCAGATTGTTTAATGTAACATTTATTCTGATGTATTGAGAACAAGGGCTTACTGGTGAGTGAATCAATAGCTTCCCTGTGAGCTTATGGGTATTAACATCAAAATAATAGTATAAGCACCAGAAATCAGGGACAAACATAATAATTTAGGATTCTCTACCCAGTGAGGAGGGGAACATGCTTAATCCTCTAAGTCTGATGTCTGTGGCTGCCACTCCTAGAGCTGCTTCTACATGGATACAACATAGCAtgtctctgattaaatttaataGTACAGTTTCTCTTTGGATACCTTTCACAACCCTTTCCCTTCATggcctttgttttttctctctcttcctccatacTGACCCCCTGCCCTCTCAGCCATGACTTGTTTTAATTCACAAACTGTATCTTTGCAAAACAGTATCAGAATTAGATGCTTTTCATTCTCCTGGTTAGTGTTTGAGCTCatgctctctctcacacatatgCCCGACATTAAATGATGACTTGCTGTTTCATAACATGCATGTGATGAGATGCCATCGTCATAATTTAACTGTGTAGCTCTGCTTAGTAGCAATATAGAGAAATTATTAATTACCTTATTTTATAATAGAATATACAGGAGCTCCTTTATAGCCTTGGGGCAAAGTACTGTAATTTACCAATATCATGTAagttaaattatgaaaatgagaCTTATAAAGGCAAAGATATAAAACAGGGAAAGCTGATAATCACAGGAGTATAATATCAAGAAGTGAGAAAGAATGAGATACTGAGTTTTAGGACTTTTAGCCTGATTTTCTTATGACATTTTTGTTTGTGACTCTTCATAAAGGTCATTTGCATGGGTCCCAGACTGAGAATTAAGCACAGATAAATGAAATGggaaattaatttgttttaaatgataCTAGACATTATTATGTATTTCTCCAGCCTAATCACACAAATGACTTCAAATAAAGCTCATAGACCTTCTAGAGATAGGAATTGGCACACTCCGTGCTAGCAGAGTATAGAAGCAGAGGATACATCAGTATGCATAACAGAGAAGAGCAAAGATTAATCTACTTGAGCAAACTTTGGTTATATTCCATCAGAGTTTGAGgtaagttttttctcttttttaaaacagctttagtgaggtataattggcatataataaagtgcacatatttaaagcattCACTTTGATTAATTTTGACGTAAATATTCACCCTTGACACATCACCATAATTAATATAATGAACATATTGAttccttccagtttttctttGTGCCCCTTCGTAATCATGCCTCCTACCACCTCCTGCCCATAtctcattcccctccccccacctgcctccccccaccaccccagttCTCAGGCAGCCATTGACAATTCTTTTCGCcattatataatagtttgcattttctgCAACTGTATATGAATAGAATCAAACACTGTATATactcttttttgtctggcttatttcactcagcttaattattttgaaattcacctatgttgtagtgtgtatcagtagttGCTGGATAGCtcttcattttatggatataccatggtttgtttatccattcacctgctggtGGACATTTGAGTGATgtccagtttttggctataacAAGTAAAGTGCTATGAAAAACTCTTTGTatagacatatgtttttattcctCCTGGGTAAATACCTAAGATAATGTGATAGATGTATATTTagtcttttaagaaactgctaaactgttttctaaaatgtttgtaATCATTGTACATTTTCAGTAGAATCATTTGGGAGATTTGGCTCCTCTACATCTTTACCAGACTtgatatggttttctttttaattttaggcatTCTAGTCAGTGTGTAGTTATTTCTCATGGAGTCTTTCTTagttgttaatatggtgaaaTATATTGAGTTTTCTAGTTACACTGATTCATTATCCTAGCTTTACATTCCCCCCAGTTGGTCATGATGTcttatcctttttatgtattgttagATTAATTTTGCTAAaactttgtttagaatttttgcatcaatgtttATAAAGGACGTTGATCTgcaggggttttttgttgttgttgttgtttgtttgtttgttttgtagtgTCTTTGATGTTAGAATCAGAATAATGCTGTCATCTTTGtgtcacagaatgagtttggaagtgtttcttccttttcagtttcctGGAAGAGTTTGTATAATGGGTATTATTTCTTCATCATTGAAAAAATAACTCCCACTTGGGCTTGGAGTTTTCTCTgtgaggagattttttttttttaataaatttatttatttattttattggctgtgttgggtcttcgttgctgcacacaggctttctctagttgcagtggggggggggctactcctcgttgtggtgcacaggctcctcattgtggtggcctctcttgttgcagagcacaggctctaggcgcatgggcttcaatagttgcagcacacaggctcaatagttgtggctcacgggctctagagcacaggctcaatagttgtggtgtacgggcttagttgctctggggcatgttgtatcttcctagggcaggactcaaacccatgtcccctgcattggcaggtggattcttacccactgcgccacctaggaagtccctgtgaggAGGTTTTAAACTAGAAATTCAATCTGTTTAAAAGATATAGGGCTATTCAAGTTATCTGTTTTTTCCTTGAGTGTGGTAGCTTGTGTTTTcaaaggaatttattcatttcatctaagttgtcaattTACTGGGATAAGGTTTTCATAATATTCctgtattatcattttaatatccTTAGTATCTATAGTGATATCACTTTCCTTCCTGATATTGATATTTTTTGTCATCTGTTTTTTAGTCCAGGCTGAAAGTTTATCAATTTATCGATAAATttaagaaccagcttttggttatattgacttttgctattgtttttctatCTTCTATACCAATGATTATTGCactcctctttatttcttttcttctacttactttgTATTTAGTTTGTTATTCTATTTCCAGTTTCTTAAGATTGAAGCTGATTTGAAACCTTATCTCTCTTCTAATATAGGCCTTTAGTCCTAGAAATCTCTAAGTACTGCTTTAGTAATATCtcataaatttttatatgttgtgttttcattttcattatgttccaaatattttctattttcattctttaccTCTTCAactaatgtattatttaaaagttttaaatttagtttccaaatatttggatatttccaaaaaacttttattgatttataattcTAATGTACTCAGATGGCATACTTTATatgaaattcttttaaatttattgaggcttgattgaTGGCTTAAATGAAGTCTGTCTTGGTAAATACTttatatgcacttgaaaagaatatgtattctccTACTTGGGTGGTATATGAATGTCAGTTATTTGATAGTATTGTTCAAATCTATATCATTAATTtgtctacttgttctatcaaATGTTGAGGAAGAGATATTGAAATCTCTTACTAAAATTGTAgatttatctactttttctttcagttctatcagattttgctttatatatcttgATGCTCTGTTATTAGGcatgtatatacatgtctatTTAGGATTGTTATATCTCTTTAATGAATCGACCCTTTTATCACTGCAAAATGACCTTGTCTATcactggtaatattctttgctctgaaatttactttctgatattaatatagccacttcaGCTTTCTTTCCATTAATATGAGTGtggtatatcttttaaaaatccttcttcttttttactatttttttcttttattctgaaatatGTTTCTTGGAGGCAGTATATATTTGAGTCTTTCTTTTTGTCTAATATAacaatctttctttttaattgaggtatggagaccatttatatttaatgtgctTATTGGTATGGTTaggtttaaatatattttcctgctattgttttctgttttcctatgtattctttttccctttttcatctCTTTACTGTCTTGTTTTGGATCAAATGAGTGTTTTTATAGTTCTGGCTTATGTACTAAATTTGCTTATTAAttctaactttttgttttgttattttaagatttAGAGTATTTAACAATGTAACTTCAAATGATATTATACCACTTTCCATATAGTATATGAACCTTACAATATTTATTACACTTGCATTTATCTACTTCCAActttcttactgtttttttcttttacatatgcTTAAACTCCATACTATATTATTGGTTTTGTTTGAGccatcagttcttttttttctgcttgaaaaTAATGCTTACGGTAGTATTCCacagttttttccctttttttttctagcatATATCCAGATAAGGcaattaaattaaaagataagGTGTAAGAAATGAAGTTGAAATCATAATACACTTTGTTTTGcattaatataaaacatataaattttgaataCCACCTCTGTAAAAAAGTGTTTCCTGTGATAGATAATACTCATACTCATTGCactctttctctccatctgtgtgtgtgtgtgtgtgtgtgcgtgcatgtataAATGTTTACCCTAAAAAATTTATGTGGTTGTCGACTTAAGACTACCCTTCTTACAAGCTTCATCAATGGGCTCTCTATATGAAGTATTTAAGCATATATGTTACACATACCAAGTAAActacataaaatagaaatatgaaaagagaaaacaaaggaaaacgtCCTTCTTCCTATAGTATCTACACAGAAAATTAGTGTAATTAGTGAGGACATGTAAAATGTCTGAAGAATTTTGACAGATATCTTCTAGGAAAATATCTAAGCTGTGAGAATACTaaatttctattataaaaatttatgtttCCATTAAACATTCAGTGAAGGTATTGTGGTCTCCCTAATATGTGTAAGAGAGGACTTCAGGATTcattaaaaacagcaacaactacAACAAGATGTCCCTCAGTTTTAGCAGGTTAGTTACACCTTTTAATCAAGTATGTGTAGCACGGAGAACCAAATCCTGGTCCATAagtgttaaaaaatgtttgatgAAAAATTCCACAGACATAATCTGAATATTCTATATTTTAGAGGGAGTGGAGGAGGATTTCATGACAGTGGAGGGGGTTGACTCCCAGTGGTTGGCCTGACCTTAACTGCTGATGTTAAAAAACACGCCAAATGTTTCTGCAGTGTTTTCtgctgtaatttatttatttctagccACAGGTCTACTTGTAGGGTTCTCATAAGTCATGCAGCAAGTGGTTTATAAAGTCAGAGTCTGTTATAGCATCATCACATTAAGAGACAGAATCACTGGATTTTTTTCGTTTTGTGAAAAGTTCACATCTTGAGAATCCATGCTTGGTATTATTATTGTATATTTGAGATGTATCTTGCTCCAATTAACATTATCATGCTACTCACTATAAAAAACCCCAAGGGCAGACTAGAGAATATAGTAGGTTCACTACTTTCAGGAGGCTGAGTTGTAACCCAACCCACTGACTTCATCACAGCTTTCTTCCATGTAGAATAACGAATTTCACTTTCTGTGGCTTTGATCTGTGGTTCAAACCGTTCCATCAAGACAGTTGACAAATCCTCGGGTTTAAGACTCCAAACGCCTACCCCTTCTGCAGCTCCTGCTGCCATGGCAGCTCCCAGGGCAGTTGTTTCAGACATAGTGGCTTTTATTACTGGAATATGCAGAATGTCTGCTTGCAGTTGCATAAGAACTTTGTTGTTGGTCATTCCTCCATCCACCTGCAAATGACTGAGTGGAATTCCACAGTCACGGTTCATGGCATCCAGAATCTCTCGGGTTTGGAAACAAATAGCTTctaatgcagcaaaagcaatatgACTTTTATTGGTGAACTGAGTGAGACCACAGATTATCCCTCTGGCAGTGGGCTCCCAGTAAGGTGCGTATAACCCTGAAAAGGCTGGGATGAAGTAGCAACCATAGGAAGTACCTACTTCTTTAGCaagtttttcactttcttctgcGGTCTTTATAATTCCAAGATTGTCTCTCAGCCAGCGAATCACGCCACCGGCTATAGCAACAGAACCTTCCAATGCATAACATACTGGCTTATCTTTGCCTAGTTTGTAAGCCACTGTGGTCAGAAGGCCATGTTCAGAAAATACACACTTATGGCCTGTATTACATAATAAGAAACAACCTGTTCCATATGTGTTTTTGGCTTGTCCTTCCTGGAAGCACATTTGTCCTACTAATGCAGCAGACTGGTCCCCCAAACATCCAGATATTGGCACACCTTCCAAGGCCCCAGTTTTCATTTGGCCATAGATCTCAGAAGAACTCCAAACATTTGGAAGAATGTCCATTGGAATTTCAAAAAAGTCACACAGCTCTTTATCCCATTCCAAAGAATGGATGTTGAAGAGCATGGTCCTACTTGCATTTGTTACATCTGTACCGTGGATACCTCCATTAGCTCCTCCCGTCAGACTCCAGATAAGCCATGAGTCAATGGTACCGAAAAGAGCTCTACTTTCTTCAACAGCCTTTTGAACTTTTCTCACATTGTCAAGAATCCAACGAAGTTTCACTGCACTGAAGTAAGTGCTAAGTGGAAGGCCTGTCTTGGACTTGACGAAGTTATTATTTCCCGGAATTTTTTTACTAAGAGTTTCAACAGTAGACTGGGTTCTTAGGTCAAGCCACATCACAGCATTGTAGAGTGGCTCTCCGGTTAATTTGTCCCAGATCACGGTGGTTTCCCTCTGATTGCTGATACCAATAGCTTTGATGTTGGATAGATCAATATTCAGTTCTTGAAGTTTCTCACATGTTTTCTCTATGCATTCATAAACAGACTGAAGAATTTCTTTAGGGTCTTGTTCTACCCATCCTTCTTTTGGGAACTCTTGCCTTAATTCCACTTGATGGTGACTAAGTAGTTCTGCTGTTTTTGAATTGAAAACCATAAAATGAGTGTAGTCAGTACCCTGGACTACTGCCCCCACCAACGGCCCCACAACTGCTGTCTTCGGGGCTGCCATGAAACCAGTGGGCCCCTCAGCCGCTCAGGCGCTCTGGTGCCGTTTCCCCGGTGATGGAGttgttggtgggggaggggtacgCAGGACGTCAGGAGCGTCCGGATCATAAGGCGCAGGCGCAGTGACTGCCTGGGCACCTGAAGCTGCTGGAGGCAACGTCTGTTCTCTAACTGGCGCTGCATCTTCTCACACCACTGCTTTGGCTCAGGCTCCACCCGCGACCACTCAGTTACCTTTTAAGGAGGTTTAAGCTTAAAAACCCCCATATATTTACCTACACAAATATTGTTACTTGtgctcttcattgtgctgtgtggATCCACATTTCcgttatcattttctttctgcttgcaAGATTTCGCTCAGTATTTCTAGTAGTGTGGGTCTGTtggaaatgaatttttacaaaCTTTGAACATCAGAAAAGCATTTCATCTAATATTCAAAgatattttctctggatatagaattcttatttatttatttattttttcttaaatttcagtgTCTGGAAActccaccctcctctctcttgtgtTGTTTCAGGTGTGAAGTTCACTgtcaaacttatttttaaaatgtcatttttctctatatttaagatctttttctctttatcaatgCTTTTGGTCAGCTTTATGATATTATTTGGtgtagttttcttattttctgtgcttGGGGCTTTTTGAGCTACTTGGGTCTGTGGGTTTATGGAtttcattaaatttggaaaattttgggtctatttctataaacatgttttatttcccctctcttctctgcctTAGGGACTCCAATTACATATATTGGTGTTATCTCACAGCTCACTGATGCCCTACTCATAATTatcttctctttctgtggttcattttagatagtttctattgctatgtcttcaagttTGCTAATCTTTTCTTATCCATTGtttaatctgctgttaattcatctagtgtatttttcacctcACACATTGTAATTTTCATCCCTAGAAgttcaattgtatttttaaaaatatttacttagctTTTTGAACACATGGAATACAGTTAGAATAACTTTTAATTTCATCttctgctaattctaacatctgtgtcagtTCTGGCTCAATTTTGACTCAATTTTTCTCCCTATTAGGGCTTgtatttctctgcttctctgcatGCTTGATGTTTTTGATTAGGTGCCAAATACTGTGAATTTTACCTGGTTTGATTGCTGATTATTTTTGTGTTCCTATCGACCTTGAGCTTTGTTTTGGGATGCAGTTAAGTTACATGGAAATGATTTGATTCTTTTGGGTCTTGCCTTTAAGATTTGTTAGGTGGAACAGGACAGTATTTAATATGGGGCTAATTTATTCCACTTACCTGCAATGAGATCCTTCAGTGTACTTTACCCAAGACCCATGAAAAATGAGGTTTTCATGGCTGGTGGAAATAGTCCCTGTTCCCAGTCATGGATAAATACTGGATATGGTTATCTTTAGTCTTTTCATATGCATCTTTCCCCAGTCTCTTGTAATTTCCTCACACACATGAACTGATCAGTACTCAACTGAATACTCAAAGGGGATACTCTGAAGGTCTCCAGAGTTCTCTTCCTATACAACTCTTTTCTTTTCAGTACCATGTCTTGC includes:
- the GK2 gene encoding glycerol kinase 2, which produces MAAPKTAVVGPLVGAVVQGTDYTHFMVFNSKTAELLSHHQVELRQEFPKEGWVEQDPKEILQSVYECIEKTCEKLQELNIDLSNIKAIGISNQRETTVIWDKLTGEPLYNAVMWLDLRTQSTVETLSKKIPGNNNFVKSKTGLPLSTYFSAVKLRWILDNVRKVQKAVEESRALFGTIDSWLIWSLTGGANGGIHGTDVTNASRTMLFNIHSLEWDKELCDFFEIPMDILPNVWSSSEIYGQMKTGALEGVPISGCLGDQSAALVGQMCFQEGQAKNTYGTGCFLLCNTGHKCVFSEHGLLTTVAYKLGKDKPVCYALEGSVAIAGGVIRWLRDNLGIIKTAEESEKLAKEVGTSYGCYFIPAFSGLYAPYWEPTARGIICGLTQFTNKSHIAFAALEAICFQTREILDAMNRDCGIPLSHLQVDGGMTNNKVLMQLQADILHIPVIKATMSETTALGAAMAAGAAEGVGVWSLKPEDLSTVLMERFEPQIKATESEIRYSTWKKAVMKSVGWVTTQPPESSEPTIFSSLPLGFFIVSSMIMLIGARYISNIQ